The DNA window GGTGGTTATGGAGGAGGCGGTGGCAATGGATATTGTCGTCGTGAGGGCGGTGGTGGTTATGGCGGCGGCAGCTGTGGCGGTTATGGGGGAGGTGGCCGTTGTAATTctgagagcatccacagtgggacggatgtccaGACGGACATCCCGAtggactttccaaaaacacttcttgccacgtcataaggacgtCCCACtacactgccacatcataaggacattccactgcacaatgacagacatcccgacggacatctacaataattataaaaaaaaaaataaaaatcgggacgtccgtcgggaaccCGCAATGGCGAACGTCATCGGAaatccgcggaactccggtgtccgcaagcgacgtccgcgtccgcctaatggcggacgtccggcacaccggtccgacgtccgccgggacgcccgccgctgcggatgctctgagGGTGAGTGGAGAAATTTATTATTTGTTGGTTATTTAAATTGTTACTAGTGTTAAGATTGTCTCGGTGTCAGATTTAAGATGAAGTGTGAAGTTCAATATAGCTGGAATTctcatttataaaatattaaatatattaattagaaATATTAATATAGTCAAATGGCATTTAAGTAGTGTTACCGTTAAAAATAAACAGTTCCGtaaaaaatggatcaaatcTGATCCATTTCCATTTGTTCGGgatcaaataattcaaaaaataatgtgtagcaccaaaatcataaaatcgtgATATGTTCAGGTCTCTTTTGGCCTTACTCTTAAAATAAATTGATAACATATATGATGTATTCTAAGTAATTGCCTTTTTTCTTTTGCTTAATTAGGCCCGATGTGAAGAATATTCTgtaatttgaaatattataattgtctttttttcttttaaattgatAACATATATGATGTATTCTAAGTAATTGCCTTTTTTCTTTTGCTTAATTAGGCCCGATGTGAAGAATATTCTgtaatttgaaatattataattgTCTTTTTTCCTTTGATTAAATAGGCAGGATGTGAATTGTGAAGAATATATCCATATGAGTAATTGTCTTAACATAGAGTAAAAGCAATTCAAAGCAGGGAGTAATACTTGTGACAATGTGAAGGGGTAAACATTATTTTGAAGcattttatagtagtaattaatgcACATAAGTCAAAAAGATAGGAATAAGAAAAGTTGTCAGAAGATTTATATCGCATGAATCAAAATTGGCAGCATTGTAGTTATAAATCGCAAGTGTCGAACTGGGTTACTGCATGTCTTTTTTATTGTATAATTCTTGTTGTCTGATTAGGTATATAGAAAAGAACGATTTTTATACGCCTCTCTTTCTTAGCTAAGCTGCTAAAACCGAACCGTGGTTCAAGTGGGATTACATCGGCGATTTAGGTTTTTAATCAAAGCTATTGGTTTTCGCCGACTTTGGCTTCAAATTGGGAAAAATGTGTAAAGCCAGGGCCAATGCTAATTTAAGGAACctgatttgttatttttgtagAATTTCTTTATCTTATTTCTATATTTTCCCATTTCTATAGTTTTCTATTATTCTAGTCTCTTTAAAGTTTTAAGGAGCTCGATtttatttcctcctttttctatttttctaccttttttgAAGGAGCTCGCGCGTATATATAACTAGTGTTAACACCCGTACTATGCACGGCATataagatttttaaataataaagataaataTAAGAGGCGAATATAAGATGAAAATTGTAAACATTACATATTTGTGTTGtcgtttaacatgtgaattaaTTCAGAAAAAAGTATTTCAATAAagaattaaatctcaattttaacctaaataaatggaaggcaaactatactctctagcacaatttaaattttaatccaaatataaggctaattaatatataaatttaataacttaattataaaaaaaattaatgatagTGCACTATTTAAAATGTGTTTCAAAATTTCTTCAAGAAGCTAGCATTTTATTGATCATTATTTGTCCAATTATTTTtgccttcaaaaattaattaattaattatttgcatgtctaaaaatattttggaagactcaaaataaaataaagaaataaaagacaCTCTATCTTTctattttccctccaaaaaggacaTCAAAGTCTTTTCACCCAACTTGCACTTTATATTAGGATTTTTCTTATCTCTTAACtctttgatgatttttctacttttatttttgtttgttgtctattttacttctttttttcttttaaggAACTCACATATTCGATTCTTCTTTAACTCTTGTTAGTTTTCCCACttttctttattaaaaaaatttgtagAGTGAATATTGTACTAAGATTTAGTTATGAATGTgtagaaaaataataaagataatatactagtataatttattttgtgttacTGTGTTTAGTAGCTCAGAAAAATTGTTACCAATAACAGTTATGAAAGGTGCAATTGCCAGTGCCACTTTCCCATTGACAATATGTTTAACGATAATTGCCATATCTATCTTTAGTTTCTATCACTAATCCTCTAATTATATTTCTCTCTACCTATCTCTTTCTCGCATTTTTTTTACTGAAAATGGCACATCTACTTTCGGTGATGTTGAACCTAAAAACATCCTACAAAAATGGAATTAAAGCGGTTCGGTTTGTTTTCTCCACCTCACCTACAAAAAAATGGAATTAAATTGGTTAGATTTTGTGAAATGAACTAAAACTAATTAACCTCTCAATTCTATTACCTAACATTATTGAAAACTAAATATATCCACAAAAATGGAACAAATGTAATTGATAAGTACCTAAATACGATTGTGAGAATTGTACTactctaattattattctaAATTGAACCATCAGacgtgaaaattaaaaattaggaATCAAATTACTATCAAGAACTAGTTTCCCGTACAGAATCAGATTAGAACAGTCCTGACTATCTATAGAGCACTCACACCTCTTCAAAACTTCCTAACAGAATCCATTAGCATTACTATGAGATTACAAACAAATCACAAAGTAATAAAATTACAAAGCCAATGTATGTAAATATTTGAGCTAGACGTATTTGCCCCTATATTTAGGTTTGGAGCTGAGCTTCTCACCTGTTACATCAGCAGGGTTAAAAACTGCTGAATGCAAGTTGCCATCTTCTAACCACTTGAGGTGGTTTTCCTTGAACTCCAAATGTCTGAGCCTCGCCACCGACTCAATCTCTTCAGTGTACGGCGCAACTTTAACCATGGTTAGCAAGACCCTGCTGTATCTGAAGCTGAGTATTTGCTCACATGTGGCGACTGATTCGAAACACGGGTGCTCTGGGAAGGTTGGATCAGGTGAATCCTCGTCTCTCAGAACAGGGTAGAAGTAGACGAGACGCCCACCCATCACGAGCATCTTAGCAGCAAGGTCGAGCAAATCATGCACGCACTCCACTAAGCTGTAAGGAGCGGTAGAAGGTATGTGGCCGACCCTTTTATCGTCTGGAACTGTGTAGGGATCTACAGCACCTTTTAAGAGCTTACGCCCACCAGATTTACGTCCCCCCGCACGAACCCCATAAGGAGGGTCACAAATTATGGCATCAAACATCTGAAACATCACAAGCTCAGAAACAAGGAAACAATAGTTGACCAAATGGTAATCAACCGATAAACAATGCCTTTACAGGAGAAAAGGTAAATATAAAAGCATTACATGAGAAACATTTTAATCAGAGGCACGAAAGTGTTACCTCTTTTAAATCAGCACGCCATGGGGGAAGATTATTGTCGGCCCTTAATAAAGATACTGGCATTGGCAATCCATACTGTACCACGATGAAACTTGTAGTCAGGCTCACACAACAAACAGTGCTTCCAGACAAAGTACAGAAATTGATGACTGATTTCAGTcaatttttacaattcatactCTTCAGTATTCAGTATTCACCACATATAATCGTATTTTAACTACAACGTTAACCATCAAGGCATCAACTATATTAGGTAAACATATGAAGGTTTCACTATCTAATGTGTGAAAGAAatattgaagaaaagaaaataacaaaagcagaaaaaaaattattaatgatAGAAGAAAGAGGATTCAGCAGACAAGTTATCATAAGTTAACAGAAAGAAccggaagaaaaagaaaaaaaatatattacctgCTTAAAGTTGCTCCAGATATTGCAATCGGGACCACGGCCATCACGCACTACCCGGATGTCAATATCTGCACCCTGAATTGTGTACATCAGTGAAGTGGAAACAATAAAACCAatctaataaataaaagaatagcACTATTGCAGAAGAGTCTGATCACGAAGAAAATTTTCTAACCATTGTCATTGCTCCAAAATGAGCAGCCCCAATTAGAATACTTCCTGTACCAACAAAAGGATCATAAACCAATTTTCCAGGTTTGACTTGTGCTTGGTTTGCCATCAGGAAGGCCATTTCTGCATCCATGGCAGTTGGGCCAAGATATTTTCGGCTTTTTAGCTGATATGTTTGCAAGATCTTCCTATCAGAAGCACCTACCTCCCGACCAAAAAAGATCCTCCTTTGGGACGCAGGAGGAAGCCCATTTTTATCTCCATAATCATCGTTATCAATAAGACAGAAATTATGATCAGGACTCCGTAGATTCACCCGTCCCTGAAAGATTGTCCATATGAATACATATTGATAGGGGTATATAATACTTAGTTCAAAAACCTTAAGTAGGGGATCTGTACTATGGCTATCAAACAGATTGCTAAATAACTTTATAATACAATTTTTAATGGTTTATAGTACTAGGCTAATGTTTTAGTGAATCGAATTCGAACCACGTGTCATTACAGGTAGAAGTTCATAACttcattatcttcttcaacGACCAAAGCAAGAGAAGGAACACAGAATTGATATAGACATGTATTGATGAATGAGTACAAATAGACAACACAATCAAATATGTAGGCACAAACTACCTATTCTATTCCGAAACTCATCAAAAAATTCAAACGTGGTCTTGTAACAAACTGCTTCAAATAAAATTTTCGAGACAAAACTGCAACTTTCCAGACTGAAGACCTCCTATGGCTATAAGAATCGTATTGATCATGCCCCCTCGAACTGTTTAAGACAAACACTGCTGGTTGTGCTTTAAACTAAATGAGCATTCATCAAAAACTCTTGTGCATTATATTCATTCACCAAGATTAAAGAGTGATCAATATTAGAATCAGACCTGAAACGGAACAAATGCTAACTTCTGGATACGTTCGTTTTGCTCGGGAAAGCTTATGGCTTTTCCAAAACATTCAACAGTGATTCTGAATGTGGTGCCAGAACTCAAGTAGAGAGTCTTCCGTTCATCTGGATAACTTCTCACAGCCTCCTCCAGTTCCTCAAAACTCCGCCCTTCGCCCCAAATTTCGTATATGCCCTTCACAAGAATACCTACAAAAGCGTCCATTTCAATAACCACCACTAAAAAACATAGTATTACAGAAAATAAAGCAACAATCGAAAGTTTAAATTTATGGTTGTGTTAATGCATTGCTAATTACTCCAATTGATAAGTTTTTTTGGGGGTTTAGGTAATTACTTCGATTGGCAATGAAGCGGGCCGTCTCTTCGGATGGAAGATCGACAAAATGGAACGGCGAATCCGGATGGTGGTCCTCCGGCAGCAGCCATTGGAGATGGGTGGCGCCGCTGCGGCCCTCGAAAAGTCCGGCGAGGGATTCGAACTCAGCTTTCCTGTACTCCAACAACCTGTGGTAGAAGACGCATAGATACCACATGATGTTTGATCTTTTATCGGGGGAGAAATGCTTGGATGAAGCTGAATGCTTTCACTTTTGTGGGGAGTGTGGAAATCTGAAGTTGATGGCGGCGGAGGGACGGCGGCGTATGAGTTGGGCGTTGGAAAAGTGGTTCACTAAATTGGTAAAACCACCCGACCCAAAACCCTTGAAAATGAAATCTttgtttttaattctttttactAGCAACTATTCTATTGTTTACTACATggagtatttaataattttataaagaatTATTGGCGTGtaatattatgaaattttttaaaattttattttttttataaatttgaaattacatTAAATTAGATGTGTTTATTaacttaaaaaatgataataatgtGATTATAAAGTTCATAGAAGGAAAATATGATTATTCATCTATATTTAATATAGCCGGACTTTGTCatctttgaaaatatttaataacTATTTAAGTTTttgatattatatgtcaagcttaaaatttgttgaaaaaacTATTTTTTAGAAAGTTTCGTGATATTAGGCACCAATACACTTCTTATAAATTATTCtatgtccacgaaaaatagttcATTTTGTAATCTTTAGTGTctatgaaaaatagtctcatttcaaaGATGAAACTTTCTCTTGTATTttaatactaatttttttttatctttctctcttaactttttctcatctctcttactctatcaatttcttattaaaacatgtgtcgtGTACTCTTTTTTCATGAACGGATGGAATATATcctaaatatttaaatttatcatttttatcttaaattatgaataattaaagaatcgGTTTAGTACAAGTTTCAACTTATCAATTCTATGATCTATATCCAAAAATAAGCACTAATGCAATAAATAGTGGAATGGATAGATAATACAACATGAAGTTGGGACATGACCCTATCCAAATGTAAAAGACACCTAGTTTAACAAATTTTGAGTCATGTagcacaaataaaataatcacgTGAATTATCTATGGTTCATGCGTCATGTTTGCGTGTGCtctcctaagagcatccacaatggggcggatgaTTGCGCGTCTGATGCCATTGTGGTtccgcggacgacggacgataCGTCGTCCGTGCCTtacgcttagtccgcggacgaagcgcggacgataggacatcgtccgccactgtgggcgCGTCGGACGATGGTGCGGACGATgcaactagggatgtcaatcgggtcggcccatcgggtttcgggccggccctactcgggttgcgggtcaatcgggtgcgggctaatcgggttgtgaattttttcgggttgtaaaagttcaaccctaaccctaaaagctcgggtttcgggctagcccagcgggttaatcgggttgctaccgataagattaacatgcaatcaatccaataaataacgatgaaaattagttatattcataaaatgtaaatatttaattatgatacatttgagatatatggtcaaactcaatcataaacatgatcaaatactaatatttgagatatttcgagaaattttaatgcatgttgtagaaatttaaatatttttttaagtgaatttgaagtttttaatttatttatattattatattaataaaaattcaatatataatttatatatttaatataaaattgaaagttatttttttagttatctatattataaaattaatcaataaaatgtcgaattatgagtaaaaaattgaataatagaatttttatcgggttttcgggccagcccatcgggttttcgggtctagccctaacgggtcgcgggttaatcgggtgcgggctaatcgggttttaattttatcgggctagaaattttcagccctaaccctataaatttggcgggctattcgggtcagcccacgggttgcgggctacattgacatccctagatgcaacgcgttttttttttaatcgaaatttgtctatttaaacctcgattgtcattctatttttcatacgaacatttatcgcatctctcatttctctcatctctcacgtttctccatctctcacaaaccaaaatgaaccaaGACGACGACCGGAGTTCCTCGGAGGACGGTAGTCCGACCTTGACTCGAGTCTTAAATGCAGCCGTGCacaacgcaatggcggaatgcttagccataatgcaacgcgaggaggcggcggcggagtaGATCCGCatgcctattcgacgtcggacgtttgtccCACGTGAACACGACATAGCTCACGAACGTCtatttgcagactattttgccgagcaaccacggtggggcccgacgGTTTTCCGCTgccggtttagaatgcctcgttacctttttctcagcattgtccagatgttggagtcacgtgatgaatacttccagtatcgggaagatggcatcggcagacccggacttacgccgttgcagaagtgcacagttgcactccgtcagttggcctacggcaccagcactgacatgttcgacgagtacctccacgtcggggatacaacaggccgcgagtgcctgaagagattttataggggagttgtggaggcctatagcgacacatatttgcgaaagccgcCAGTTGTAGATTGCCAGGGCTTAATGAGAATGCACGAGACGAcgcacgactttcctgggatgctagggagcatcgactgtatgcactgggcgTGGAAGAATTGTttgacggcgtggagaggccaattcactagtggatacaagggcagccacccgacgatgatcctcgaagccgccGCTgcccatcggctctggatctggcatgcttacttcggtgtaaccgggtcgaacaacgacatcaacgtcctcaactcatccaccctcttcaccgagcaatgcaacggcAACAGCCAGGCCATCGAGTTCACCGCCAACAGGtgccaataccacatggggtactacttggtcaatggcatatacccaaggtggcctgtttttctgaagacgatcagctgcccaattggtgaaaagagagttttatttgcgcaaaagcaggaggcagcgcggaaggatgtggagcgggcatttggtgtgctccaagcacggtgggcaatagtgaaagggttgggccgtctctggttcaaggaagtcct is part of the Salvia splendens isolate huo1 chromosome 6, SspV2, whole genome shotgun sequence genome and encodes:
- the LOC121806867 gene encoding tRNA (guanine(10)-N2)-methyltransferase homolog codes for the protein MWYLCVFYHRLLEYRKAEFESLAGLFEGRSGATHLQWLLPEDHHPDSPFHFVDLPSEETARFIANRSILVKGIYEIWGEGRSFEELEEAVRSYPDERKTLYLSSGTTFRITVECFGKAISFPEQNERIQKLAFVPFQGRVNLRSPDHNFCLIDNDDYGDKNGLPPASQRRIFFGREVGASDRKILQTYQLKSRKYLGPTAMDAEMAFLMANQAQVKPGKLVYDPFVGTGSILIGAAHFGAMTMGADIDIRVVRDGRGPDCNIWSNFKQYGLPMPVSLLRADNNLPPWRADLKEMFDAIICDPPYGVRAGGRKSGGRKLLKGAVDPYTVPDDKRVGHIPSTAPYSLVECVHDLLDLAAKMLVMGGRLVYFYPVLRDEDSPDPTFPEHPCFESVATCEQILSFRYSRVLLTMVKVAPYTEEIESVARLRHLEFKENHLKWLEDGNLHSAVFNPADVTGEKLSSKPKYRGKYV